From Nitratidesulfovibrio vulgaris str. Hildenborough, a single genomic window includes:
- a CDS encoding lysophospholipid acyltransferase family protein, translated as MNDITSTTAVSYSSPATQPGLWARLFPSLAFYPSIFGIVADAARKAKAGKYDGAEWVHDSLRVVRLFERVGTRFRIEGMEHFKNLHGPCVFVGNHMSTLETFVLPCLIQPVKDVNFVVKKSLADYPVFKHVLHARNPIIVSRANPREDLAAVLEGGEERLRAGTSVIVFPQSTRSATFDEKLFNTIGVKLARRAGVPVVPVALKTDAWGCGGLIKDFGPIDPAKTVHFRFGEPLSVTGNGKDEHARICAFIASAMKEWETEPADNGLIE; from the coding sequence ATGAACGACATCACATCCACCACTGCTGTTTCCTATAGTTCGCCTGCAACACAGCCGGGGCTGTGGGCTCGCCTTTTTCCTTCGCTGGCATTCTACCCTTCCATATTCGGCATTGTGGCTGACGCCGCACGCAAGGCGAAAGCCGGGAAGTACGACGGTGCTGAATGGGTCCATGACAGTCTGCGCGTGGTGCGCCTCTTCGAAAGGGTCGGGACACGATTCCGCATCGAAGGCATGGAACACTTCAAGAATCTACATGGGCCATGCGTGTTCGTGGGCAACCATATGAGCACGCTCGAGACTTTCGTCCTGCCGTGCCTCATCCAGCCTGTGAAAGACGTCAACTTCGTGGTCAAGAAGAGTCTCGCCGACTACCCCGTGTTCAAGCATGTGCTTCACGCACGCAACCCCATCATCGTATCGCGTGCCAACCCCCGTGAAGACCTCGCAGCGGTGCTTGAAGGTGGCGAAGAACGTTTGCGTGCGGGAACGTCAGTCATCGTATTTCCTCAGAGTACCCGTTCTGCAACGTTCGACGAGAAGCTGTTCAACACCATCGGCGTCAAGCTTGCGCGACGTGCGGGGGTCCCGGTCGTTCCTGTCGCACTCAAGACGGACGCATGGGGCTGTGGTGGTCTCATCAAGGATTTCGGGCCGATAGACCCGGCAAAAACCGTCCACTTCCGATTCGGTGAACCACTTAGTGTGACTGGTAACGGCAAGGATGAACACGCCAGAATATGTGCCTTCATTGCCAGCGCCATGAAAGAGTGGGAGACTGAACCCGCTGACAACGGGCTGATTGAATAA
- a CDS encoding TetR/AcrR family transcriptional regulator: MSMTKKEALLQAAKELFGEYGYADTTFKKISERAGVALGLLTHHYGNKEKLFLAAGLDVLDRFLAGLREATAKATSGHDAVLAFSKAYLDFSIDRTSNWLVLVRCSPYSDMKTKTDRDIMYEKFNMVPKELEQQIIRGIADGSIRDVPPHETAQVIISMMVGVNRTRLLTPYAPPRLYEEAIEFISRSIRA; encoded by the coding sequence ATGAGCATGACAAAGAAGGAAGCCTTACTGCAGGCTGCGAAAGAATTGTTCGGCGAATACGGTTACGCGGACACGACCTTCAAGAAGATCTCAGAGCGGGCGGGGGTTGCCCTCGGGCTGCTTACCCACCACTACGGCAACAAAGAGAAGCTCTTTCTTGCCGCCGGTCTTGACGTGCTCGACCGCTTTCTCGCCGGTCTTCGTGAAGCTACGGCCAAGGCAACCTCAGGTCACGACGCCGTTCTGGCCTTCTCCAAGGCATATCTCGACTTTTCCATCGACAGAACGAGCAACTGGCTTGTTCTCGTTCGCTGTTCCCCATACAGCGACATGAAAACCAAGACCGACCGGGACATCATGTACGAAAAGTTCAACATGGTTCCCAAGGAACTTGAGCAACAGATCATTCGCGGCATCGCTGATGGCAGCATCCGTGATGTGCCGCCTCATGAGACGGCACAGGTCATCATCTCGATGATGGTCGGCGTCAACCGTACGCGTCTACTTACGCCGTATGCACCTCCCCGGCTTTATGAAGAGGCCATAGAATTCATTTCGCGCAGCATCCGGGCCTGA